One region of Salinirubrum litoreum genomic DNA includes:
- a CDS encoding class I SAM-dependent methyltransferase: MKGKEWYQSDDVAEEYDAKRFSRGGRLIDRREKQAVLDALAPVDGKDVLEIACGTGRFTAMLAERGADIVGLDISSEMMEQGREKARRAGVADHIEFMRGDAARLPFPDDHFDSVFAMRFFHLADTPAKFLAEMARVSKEQVFFDTFNGRSLRVLYNWLLPMGSHLYASDEVERLLADAGLRLANAEHDFLLPYGFYRKIPNGVAGEFRGLDTAIRDTPVGDELASVSYWNARVK; the protein is encoded by the coding sequence GTGAAAGGGAAGGAGTGGTATCAGTCGGACGACGTCGCCGAGGAGTACGACGCCAAGCGGTTCTCGCGTGGCGGCCGACTGATCGACAGGCGGGAGAAGCAGGCCGTCCTCGACGCACTGGCACCGGTCGACGGAAAGGACGTGCTGGAGATCGCCTGTGGCACCGGCCGGTTCACCGCGATGCTCGCCGAACGCGGCGCGGACATCGTGGGCCTCGACATCTCCTCGGAGATGATGGAACAGGGGCGGGAGAAGGCCCGACGGGCCGGCGTCGCAGACCACATCGAGTTCATGCGCGGCGACGCCGCGCGACTCCCCTTCCCGGACGACCACTTCGACAGCGTGTTCGCCATGCGCTTCTTCCACCTCGCAGACACCCCCGCGAAGTTCCTCGCGGAGATGGCCCGGGTCTCGAAAGAACAGGTGTTCTTCGACACGTTCAACGGCCGCAGTCTCCGGGTGCTCTACAACTGGTTGCTCCCGATGGGCTCGCACCTCTACGCAAGTGACGAGGTCGAACGACTGCTGGCCGACGCGGGGCTCCGACTGGCGAACGCCGAACACGACTTCCTGCTCCCCTACGGCTTCTACCGGAAGATCCCGAACGGCGTCGCCGGCGAGTTTCGAGGGCTCGACACCGCCATCCGCGACACGCCCGTCGGCGACGAACTCGCGTCGGTGTCCTACTGGAACGCCCGCGTGAAGTAG
- a CDS encoding DUF7331 family protein, which translates to MSDDADADGLERTGGEPPEPTGAETVEAYDEDDGVVFYDAENPLAWLRTTLTVRLSEQV; encoded by the coding sequence ATGTCCGACGACGCCGACGCAGACGGGTTGGAGCGGACGGGTGGCGAGCCACCCGAACCGACCGGTGCGGAGACGGTGGAGGCGTACGACGAGGACGACGGAGTCGTCTTCTACGACGCCGAGAACCCGCTCGCGTGGCTTCGAACGACACTCACCGTCCGACTGAGCGAGCAGGTCTGA
- a CDS encoding DUF7322 domain-containing protein codes for MLDEPWPDEPDEPNPEDRWGNPERDLVRVPKAPEVSTPSGSSADVPAEVAQNFWSAVVFANVGLFGVSLGAMLIGFRGDWLWGGAAVLVGALALLRTYLQYRSFVTREE; via the coding sequence GTGTTAGACGAACCGTGGCCGGACGAACCCGACGAGCCGAACCCCGAGGACCGCTGGGGGAATCCCGAGCGTGACCTGGTGCGGGTCCCGAAGGCACCGGAGGTGTCGACGCCGTCGGGGTCCAGCGCCGACGTGCCGGCGGAGGTCGCTCAGAACTTCTGGAGCGCGGTCGTCTTCGCCAACGTCGGCCTGTTCGGGGTGAGCCTCGGCGCGATGCTGATCGGGTTTCGAGGCGACTGGCTCTGGGGTGGGGCCGCCGTTCTCGTCGGCGCACTCGCGCTTCTGCGGACCTACCTCCAGTACCGGTCGTTCGTGACGCGCGAGGAGTGA
- a CDS encoding DUF7346 family protein, translated as MRTVRDDTGRRYLLVKQSGESSLVRDPETGEEEYVANDRLSAVEGTSPLATAATAVPESVRRLLTAVPNDRALGLVVELADTGPTPVVDLLAAYDLCESDLHGLLSEFRAAGLVREAEVHSARGYDATDLAREAVAHLRPDADLGPDVATDDGG; from the coding sequence GTGCGAACTGTTCGTGACGACACCGGTCGACGCTACCTGCTCGTCAAGCAGTCCGGCGAGTCGAGTCTCGTCCGCGACCCCGAGACCGGCGAGGAAGAGTACGTCGCCAACGACCGGCTCTCGGCTGTCGAGGGAACCTCGCCACTGGCGACCGCCGCGACCGCCGTCCCCGAGAGCGTCCGCCGACTGCTGACGGCGGTCCCGAACGACCGTGCGCTCGGCTTGGTGGTCGAACTCGCCGACACCGGACCGACGCCGGTCGTCGATCTGCTCGCGGCGTACGACCTCTGTGAGAGCGACCTCCACGGCCTGCTCTCGGAGTTCCGGGCGGCGGGACTCGTGCGGGAGGCCGAGGTTCACAGCGCGCGCGGCTACGACGCGACCGACCTCGCGCGCGAAGCCGTGGCGCACCTCAGGCCGGACGCGGACCTCGGCCCGGACGTGGCGACCGACGACGGCGGGTAG
- the rad50 gene encoding DNA double-strand break repair ATPase Rad50: MRFDRIRLRNFKPYDDTDLQLADGVTVIHGLNGSGKSSLLEGCFFALYGGKALDETLEDVISNGEDECDVDLWFTHDGGQYHIAREIREYGGTPSTTKCVLERTDATGDDAVTIEGATDVRAFVTELLRMDAEAFVNCAYVRQGEVNKLIEASPTDRQDMIDDLLQLGKLEEYRERAREARLGVNDVLADKRGGLNELESQIEQKEAQNLHERRNALQSDLDEIDAEIDRFEANKESAEETLADAEEILETYEERREQVESVAEDIDELEDDIADTEREREVLRDRITETRDRIESLEDDVDDLLAETEIEQASEETIADRQDALTDRESTLRDEKTEADQQAKMFTTQADNLESRADELEADAEGNRAEADELETEADRRAQQLADQREQIASMAEEIEGLKSEFDDAPADFGEAESHLAELKSEREDLRSDQQAVSRELNTLQQSIEEAERLRAEGKCPECGQPVEDSPHVESLADDRERLDELQAERDDLAEERERLDEQIERAEELADVESEVATLRQNRENMQELLAEKESNADEKRETAETRREEANDLESEADEKRDDAETLREKAETKREEADDLADRLETVDAEQETLDRLDTKLDAITDAEREIDNLRDKRESLADLNDERRDRLADLRERRTELQDAVDDEEIDSARAEQERAESYLEKVEPKLEELRERRDETQSKIGGVEADIAQLEELREQYTALETRVDRLESLHAETERLEAMYGDLRAELRQRNVGKLETLLNETFDLIYGNDAYARIRLDDSYELTVFQKDGSALDPTQLSGGERALFNLSLRCAIYRLLAEGIEGAAPMPPLILDEPTVFLDSGHVSRLVDLVEEMRDLGVRQIVMVSHDEELVGAADDLVTVEKNATTNRSSVRRERGATVAELESLADD, from the coding sequence GTGAGGTTCGACCGCATCCGACTCCGGAACTTCAAGCCGTACGACGACACCGATCTCCAACTCGCAGACGGCGTGACGGTCATCCACGGGTTGAACGGCAGTGGCAAGTCCTCGTTGCTGGAGGGCTGTTTCTTCGCACTCTACGGCGGGAAAGCGCTGGACGAGACCCTCGAAGACGTGATCTCGAACGGCGAGGACGAGTGCGACGTCGACCTGTGGTTCACCCACGACGGCGGGCAGTACCACATCGCACGTGAGATCAGAGAGTACGGCGGGACGCCGAGCACGACCAAGTGCGTGCTGGAGCGCACCGACGCGACCGGGGACGACGCGGTCACGATCGAGGGTGCGACCGACGTCCGGGCGTTCGTCACCGAGTTGCTCCGGATGGACGCCGAGGCGTTCGTCAACTGCGCGTACGTCCGGCAGGGCGAGGTCAACAAACTCATCGAGGCCAGTCCGACCGACCGCCAGGACATGATCGACGACCTCCTCCAACTCGGAAAACTGGAGGAGTACCGCGAACGCGCCCGCGAGGCCCGACTCGGTGTCAACGACGTTCTGGCCGACAAACGCGGCGGCCTGAACGAGTTGGAGAGCCAGATCGAACAGAAAGAAGCGCAGAACCTCCACGAGCGACGGAACGCCCTCCAGAGTGATCTCGACGAGATCGACGCCGAGATCGACCGGTTCGAGGCGAACAAGGAGTCGGCCGAGGAGACGCTGGCCGACGCCGAGGAGATCCTCGAAACCTACGAGGAGAGACGCGAACAGGTCGAGTCGGTCGCCGAAGACATCGACGAACTGGAGGACGACATCGCCGACACCGAGCGAGAACGCGAGGTCCTCCGGGACCGGATCACCGAGACGCGCGACCGGATCGAGTCGCTGGAGGACGACGTCGACGATCTACTGGCAGAGACCGAGATCGAACAGGCGAGCGAGGAGACAATCGCCGATCGACAGGACGCGTTGACCGACCGCGAGTCGACGCTTCGAGACGAGAAGACCGAGGCCGACCAGCAGGCGAAGATGTTCACCACGCAGGCCGACAACCTCGAGAGCCGTGCCGACGAGTTGGAGGCCGACGCCGAAGGGAACCGCGCGGAAGCCGACGAACTCGAAACCGAGGCCGACCGGCGTGCACAGCAACTGGCCGACCAGCGCGAGCAGATCGCGTCGATGGCGGAGGAGATAGAGGGTCTGAAGAGCGAGTTCGACGACGCGCCAGCCGACTTCGGGGAGGCCGAGTCGCACCTCGCGGAACTGAAGAGCGAGCGCGAGGACCTCCGGAGCGACCAGCAGGCGGTGAGCCGGGAACTCAACACGCTCCAGCAGTCAATCGAGGAGGCCGAACGACTGAGAGCCGAGGGCAAGTGTCCCGAGTGCGGACAACCGGTCGAGGACTCACCGCACGTCGAGTCGCTCGCCGACGACAGAGAGCGTCTCGACGAGTTGCAAGCAGAGCGTGACGACCTCGCCGAGGAGCGTGAACGACTGGACGAGCAGATCGAGCGTGCCGAGGAACTGGCCGACGTCGAGAGCGAGGTCGCCACCCTGCGGCAGAACCGCGAGAACATGCAGGAACTGCTGGCGGAGAAGGAGTCGAACGCCGACGAGAAGCGTGAGACTGCCGAAACCCGACGCGAGGAGGCGAACGACCTCGAATCCGAGGCCGACGAGAAGCGGGACGACGCCGAGACACTGCGGGAGAAAGCAGAGACGAAACGCGAGGAGGCAGACGACCTCGCCGACCGACTGGAGACGGTCGACGCCGAACAGGAGACGCTGGACCGACTGGACACGAAACTCGACGCGATCACGGACGCCGAACGCGAGATCGACAACCTCCGGGACAAACGCGAGAGCCTCGCCGACCTGAACGACGAGCGCCGGGACCGCCTCGCCGACCTGCGGGAGCGCAGAACCGAGTTGCAGGACGCGGTGGACGACGAGGAGATCGACTCGGCCCGCGCGGAGCAGGAACGCGCCGAGTCGTATCTGGAGAAGGTCGAGCCGAAACTCGAAGAGTTGCGCGAGCGACGTGACGAGACCCAGAGCAAGATCGGTGGTGTCGAAGCCGACATCGCCCAGTTGGAGGAGCTCCGCGAGCAGTACACGGCCCTCGAAACGCGGGTCGACCGCCTCGAATCGCTCCACGCCGAGACCGAACGCCTCGAAGCGATGTACGGCGACCTCCGGGCGGAACTCCGCCAGCGGAACGTCGGCAAACTGGAGACCCTGCTGAACGAGACGTTCGACCTGATCTACGGCAACGACGCCTACGCCCGGATCAGACTCGACGACAGCTACGAACTCACCGTCTTCCAGAAGGACGGGAGCGCGCTCGACCCGACACAGCTCTCCGGCGGGGAGCGGGCGCTGTTCAACCTCAGCCTGCGCTGTGCGATCTACCGCCTGCTCGCCGAGGGCATCGAGGGGGCCGCCCCGATGCCGCCGCTGATCCTCGACGAACCGACCGTCTTCCTCGACTCGGGGCACGTCTCCCGACTCGTCGATCTGGTCGAGGAGATGCGCGACCTCGGTGTTCGCCAGATCGTGATGGTCAGCCACGACGAGGAACTGGTCGGCGCGGCCGACGACCTCGTCACGGTCGAGAAGAACGCGACGACCAATCGGTCGTCCGTCAGGCGGGAACGGGGGGCGACGGTCGCGGAACTGGAGTCGCTGGCGGACGACTGA
- the mre11 gene encoding DNA double-strand break repair protein Mre11, with protein MTRVIHTGDTHIGYQQYHSPERRQDFLDAFEAVVADAIDDDVDAVIHAGDLFHDRRPDLQDLLGTLAALRTLADADIPFLAVVGNHESTRGGQWLDLFENLGLATRLGAGPYRLGDVAVYGLDHVPQSRRDDLAYDFEPHDAAHAVLVSHGLFTPFVHGNWDTETVLAESNVDFDALLLGDNHTPDTAEVAGTWVTYCGSTERASASERDERGYNIVEFGDDVDISRRSLDDYTRDFAFVSVDLGEGEGIERVRERVRQFDLDDAVAIVEITGEGEPVTPASVEEYAAEAGALIARVTDRREIEEGETDIDVSFADPDDAVRERVREMGLSTAARDVDETVRASKVADSNVRQEVETRVTDLLDSDDEAFSPAEVSETAAHEDESNPAAPANATDATDAADETDVEAEADAGETDEPAASTEPADDLAGDGPETAETADTDDASSSDTETAVDTADADTDGTETADDTPDTDADSTETADDTIDTDTDGTETADDTTDTDADSTDDTDSQVSMEDFL; from the coding sequence ATGACACGGGTGATCCACACCGGCGACACCCACATCGGGTACCAGCAGTACCACTCGCCGGAGCGCCGGCAGGACTTCCTCGACGCGTTCGAGGCAGTCGTCGCCGACGCCATCGACGACGACGTGGACGCGGTGATCCACGCCGGCGACCTGTTCCACGACCGGCGGCCCGACCTCCAGGACTTGCTGGGGACGCTCGCCGCCCTCCGGACACTCGCGGACGCCGACATCCCCTTTCTCGCGGTCGTCGGCAACCACGAGTCCACGCGGGGCGGACAGTGGCTCGACCTGTTCGAGAACCTCGGCCTGGCGACCAGACTCGGGGCCGGGCCGTACCGCCTCGGCGACGTGGCGGTCTACGGCCTCGACCACGTGCCGCAGTCTCGCCGAGACGACCTCGCGTACGACTTCGAACCACACGACGCCGCCCACGCGGTGCTCGTCAGCCACGGCCTGTTCACGCCGTTCGTCCACGGGAACTGGGACACCGAGACGGTGCTCGCCGAGTCGAACGTCGACTTCGACGCGCTGCTCCTCGGCGACAACCACACGCCGGACACCGCCGAGGTGGCCGGCACGTGGGTCACGTACTGCGGTTCGACCGAACGCGCGAGCGCCAGCGAACGCGACGAACGCGGCTACAACATCGTCGAGTTCGGCGACGACGTCGACATCAGTCGCCGGTCGCTCGACGACTACACCCGCGACTTCGCGTTCGTCTCGGTCGACCTCGGCGAGGGCGAAGGGATCGAACGCGTCCGCGAGCGAGTCCGGCAGTTCGATCTCGACGACGCGGTCGCGATCGTCGAGATCACGGGCGAGGGAGAGCCGGTGACGCCCGCGAGCGTCGAGGAGTACGCCGCCGAGGCAGGCGCGCTGATCGCCCGCGTGACCGACCGACGGGAGATCGAGGAGGGGGAGACCGACATCGACGTCTCCTTCGCCGACCCGGACGACGCCGTCCGGGAGCGTGTCCGCGAGATGGGGCTCTCGACGGCGGCCCGCGACGTTGACGAGACGGTCCGGGCGAGCAAAGTCGCGGACTCGAACGTCCGCCAGGAGGTCGAGACGCGCGTGACCGACCTCCTGGACTCGGACGACGAGGCGTTCAGTCCGGCGGAGGTGAGCGAGACGGCAGCACACGAAGACGAGTCGAATCCTGCTGCCCCGGCCAACGCAACCGACGCAACCGACGCAGCCGACGAGACCGACGTGGAAGCGGAGGCCGACGCGGGCGAGACAGACGAACCCGCAGCCAGCACCGAACCCGCAGACGACCTCGCCGGAGACGGCCCCGAGACAGCAGAGACTGCTGACACCGACGACGCCAGTAGTTCCGACACTGAAACCGCAGTCGATACTGCCGATGCCGACACCGACGGCACCGAAACGGCAGACGACACTCCCGACACCGACGCCGACAGCACCGAAACGGCAGACGACACTATTGATACCGACACCGACGGCACCGAAACCGCGGACGACACTACCGACACCGACGCCGACAGCACAGACGACACCGACAGCCAGGTCTCGATGGAGGACTTCCTGTGA
- a CDS encoding helix-turn-helix domain-containing protein yields MSTSEARPADASEETTGDRWTPIREMPPSAKLVAKVLDYEDTMTQSQLAEETLLPSRTVRYALSRLEDADAVDSRFSFTDARKRIYTLTI; encoded by the coding sequence ATGAGTACGTCAGAAGCGAGACCTGCCGACGCGAGCGAGGAGACGACCGGCGACCGCTGGACGCCGATCCGTGAGATGCCCCCGAGCGCGAAACTCGTGGCGAAGGTGCTCGACTACGAGGACACGATGACTCAGAGCCAACTGGCCGAGGAGACGCTGCTGCCGTCCCGCACCGTCCGGTACGCCCTCTCCCGACTGGAGGACGCCGACGCCGTGGACTCGCGGTTCTCTTTCACCGACGCCCGGAAGCGCATCTACACGCTGACGATCTGA
- the pan1 gene encoding proteasome-activating nucleotidase Pan1 gives MTDTVDDVDLPYEEETSQQEKIESLQERLDVLETQNEEMRDKLLDANAENNKYQQKLERLTHENKKLKQSPLFVATVQEITDNGVIIKQHGNNQEALTEVTDELREDLEPDARVAVNNSLSIVKRLDNETDVRARVMQVEHSPDVTYEDIGGLEEQMQEVRETVEMPLERPEMFDTVGIDPPSGVLLYGPPGTGKTMLAKAVANQTDATFIKMAGSELVHKFIGEGAKLVRDLFEVARENEPAVLFIDEIDAIASKRTDSKTSGDAEVQRTMMQLLSEMDGFAERGEVRIIAATNRFDMLDEAILRPGRFDRLIEVPKPNEEGREIIFRIHTRNMNVSDDVDFAQLAELANDASGADIKAICTEAGMFAIRDDRTEIYMRDFVEAWEKIQQESSDEGDASRAFA, from the coding sequence ATGACCGACACTGTGGACGACGTCGATCTCCCGTACGAGGAGGAGACGTCGCAGCAGGAGAAGATCGAGTCGCTCCAGGAGCGACTCGACGTTCTCGAGACCCAAAACGAGGAGATGCGCGACAAACTCCTCGACGCGAACGCCGAGAACAACAAGTACCAGCAGAAGCTGGAACGCCTGACACACGAGAACAAGAAGCTGAAGCAGTCCCCGCTGTTCGTCGCCACCGTCCAGGAGATCACCGACAACGGCGTCATCATCAAACAGCACGGGAACAACCAGGAGGCGCTCACGGAGGTCACCGACGAACTCCGCGAGGACCTCGAACCGGACGCCCGCGTCGCCGTCAACAACTCGCTGTCCATCGTCAAGCGACTGGACAACGAGACGGACGTGCGTGCCCGCGTGATGCAGGTCGAGCACAGTCCGGACGTGACCTACGAGGACATCGGGGGACTCGAAGAACAGATGCAGGAGGTCCGCGAGACCGTCGAGATGCCCCTCGAACGCCCGGAGATGTTCGACACGGTCGGCATCGACCCGCCGTCCGGCGTCCTGCTGTACGGGCCGCCGGGCACCGGGAAGACGATGCTGGCGAAGGCCGTCGCCAACCAGACCGACGCGACCTTCATCAAGATGGCCGGCTCCGAACTGGTCCACAAGTTCATCGGCGAGGGGGCGAAACTCGTCCGCGACCTGTTCGAGGTCGCCCGCGAGAACGAACCCGCCGTCCTGTTCATCGACGAGATCGACGCCATCGCGTCGAAGCGCACGGACTCCAAGACCTCCGGCGACGCCGAGGTCCAGCGCACGATGATGCAACTGCTCTCGGAGATGGACGGCTTCGCCGAACGCGGCGAGGTGCGGATCATCGCCGCGACGAACCGCTTCGACATGCTGGACGAAGCCATCCTCCGCCCGGGTCGCTTCGACCGCCTCATCGAGGTGCCGAAGCCGAACGAGGAGGGTCGCGAGATCATCTTCCGGATCCACACCCGGAACATGAACGTCTCCGACGACGTGGACTTCGCGCAGTTGGCCGAACTGGCGAACGACGCGTCGGGGGCAGACATCAAGGCCATCTGTACCGAGGCCGGGATGTTCGCCATCCGCGACGACCGCACGGAGATCTACATGCGGGACTTCGTCGAGGCGTGGGAGAAGATCCAACAGGAGTCCTCGGACGAGGGCGACGCCTCCCGCGCGTTCGCCTGA
- a CDS encoding 3-dehydroquinate synthase II, whose amino-acid sequence MTRSVWIKADDSVGDWETRKRRITAGLEAGVDWVLVDESDVADVRKLGDVSVAAFRTDADVEITDAEDTDDDATADAYVVGKNGEGDGTIDLPSDFSGSADLTTLRRRDDRAQGAYVRIFSDRYEAFAEEAAVEADHTIVIGEDWTIIPLENLIARIGDETNLIAGVTSAAEARTAFETLEQGAEGVLLDTDDPDEIRKTVEERDAADREHLDLRTATITEIEPTGMADRVCVDTGTLMDHDEGMLVGSMSRGLFFVHAETAESPYVASRPFRVNAGAVHAYLRTPDGGTVYLSELESGDEVQIVDTAGHTRETVVGRVKIEKRPMFRVDAEVQTDDGVDTIGTLLQNAETIKVATSEGRKPVTELEVGDEVLVYYEDTARHFGEAVEESIIEK is encoded by the coding sequence ATGACACGGAGCGTGTGGATCAAAGCCGACGACAGCGTCGGCGACTGGGAGACACGGAAGCGACGGATCACCGCCGGATTGGAAGCGGGCGTCGACTGGGTACTCGTCGACGAGTCGGACGTAGCGGACGTCAGAAAACTCGGCGACGTGTCGGTGGCGGCCTTCCGCACCGACGCGGACGTGGAGATCACCGACGCCGAGGACACCGACGACGACGCGACCGCCGACGCCTACGTCGTCGGCAAGAACGGCGAGGGCGACGGCACCATCGACCTGCCGAGCGACTTCTCCGGCTCTGCGGACCTGACGACGCTCCGCCGACGCGACGACCGGGCACAGGGCGCGTACGTCCGCATCTTCAGCGACCGGTACGAGGCGTTCGCGGAGGAGGCGGCCGTCGAAGCCGACCACACCATCGTCATCGGCGAGGACTGGACGATCATCCCCCTCGAAAACCTCATCGCCCGCATCGGCGACGAGACGAACCTGATCGCGGGCGTCACGTCGGCCGCCGAGGCCCGCACCGCCTTCGAGACGCTCGAACAGGGTGCCGAGGGCGTCCTGCTCGACACCGACGACCCCGACGAGATCCGCAAGACGGTCGAGGAACGCGACGCCGCCGACCGCGAACACCTCGACCTGCGGACCGCGACGATCACCGAGATCGAACCGACCGGGATGGCCGACCGCGTCTGTGTCGACACCGGGACGCTGATGGACCACGACGAGGGGATGCTCGTCGGGTCGATGTCCCGCGGCCTGTTCTTCGTCCACGCCGAGACCGCGGAGTCGCCGTACGTCGCTTCCCGCCCGTTCCGGGTGAACGCCGGGGCGGTCCACGCCTACCTCCGGACGCCGGACGGCGGCACGGTCTACCTCTCCGAACTCGAGTCGGGCGACGAGGTCCAGATCGTCGACACCGCCGGTCACACCCGCGAGACGGTCGTCGGCCGCGTCAAGATCGAGAAGCGGCCGATGTTCCGCGTCGACGCCGAGGTCCAGACCGACGACGGCGTCGACACCATCGGCACCCTGCTCCAGAACGCCGAGACGATCAAAGTCGCCACCAGCGAGGGCCGGAAACCCGTCACGGAACTCGAAGTCGGCGACGAGGTGCTGGTCTACTACGAGGACACCGCCCGCCACTTCGGCGAGGCGGTCGAGGAGAGCATCATCGAGAAGTGA
- a CDS encoding DICT sensory domain-containing protein, with product MSLTELIAGVETHQKTLTVFNPDDGLLDALSDHFADRNVVVRAEETDHGPNNYVVLGEDDDFLTAAGVQSLLADAETQPGFESTSYESVLDHLDETMFTSFSKGRMLAASREIEDRAWRVGSGELHSGFQTVSVLAGELDVYERLGGRDDLNVHAYAYPDIDLPATEQFTLHPERTEEIERSWFVAYDGGGVPENKCALLAEERADGFYGFWTYGPDTVDYLIDHLTATYARTEADGGVDDPAVAVAGEGNEGDAGDVNAPEDADATDVGAGDDDTDTSSTGGPTEWRF from the coding sequence ATGTCCCTCACGGAACTCATCGCAGGCGTCGAGACACACCAGAAGACCTTGACGGTCTTCAACCCGGACGACGGGTTGCTCGACGCACTCTCTGACCACTTCGCGGATCGCAACGTGGTCGTCCGGGCCGAGGAGACGGATCACGGTCCGAACAACTACGTGGTTCTTGGCGAGGACGACGACTTTCTGACTGCGGCGGGCGTGCAGTCGCTGTTGGCGGACGCCGAGACGCAACCGGGCTTCGAGTCGACCTCCTACGAGTCGGTTCTCGACCATCTCGACGAGACGATGTTCACCTCCTTCTCGAAGGGGCGGATGCTCGCGGCCTCGCGTGAGATCGAAGACCGGGCGTGGCGCGTCGGCTCCGGCGAACTCCACTCCGGCTTCCAGACGGTCTCGGTTCTCGCCGGTGAACTCGACGTGTACGAACGACTGGGCGGTCGGGACGACCTGAACGTCCACGCGTACGCCTACCCGGACATCGACCTCCCGGCGACCGAGCAGTTCACGCTCCATCCCGAGCGCACCGAGGAGATCGAGAGGTCCTGGTTCGTCGCCTACGACGGCGGCGGCGTGCCGGAGAACAAGTGCGCGCTCCTCGCGGAGGAACGCGCCGACGGCTTCTACGGCTTCTGGACCTACGGTCCCGACACCGTCGACTACCTGATCGACCACTTGACGGCGACCTACGCCCGGACCGAGGCCGACGGCGGGGTGGACGACCCGGCGGTCGCGGTGGCCGGCGAGGGGAACGAGGGCGACGCGGGCGACGTGAACGCCCCCGAGGACGCCGACGCGACCGACGTGGGCGCCGGCGACGACGACACGGACACGTCGTCGACCGGCGGGCCGACCGAGTGGCGCTTCTGA
- a CDS encoding 2-amino-3,7-dideoxy-D-threo-hept-6-ulosonate synthase, giving the protein MNAGLQSRLERISTGGQYLIVPMDHGITLGAVKGLKDIESTIDAVTRGGADAVLTQKGIAPRVHPHKNGRGYIVHLNASTTIGPDSNDKRLTGTVEDAIRVGADAVSFHINVGSDHEPEQIEDLAGVISEAERYNVPVLAMAYARGPGVDEHDPESLGHAVRLAEELGADVVKTGYSGDADSFEHVVTSTRLPVVIAGGSRGTDRQTVEMVRGAVDAGAAGVSMGRSIFQHDDPEAITRAVAGVLHDDLSAVDALREAGLSVEA; this is encoded by the coding sequence ATGAACGCAGGTCTCCAGTCTCGACTCGAACGGATCTCCACAGGCGGGCAGTACTTGATCGTCCCGATGGACCACGGAATCACGTTGGGCGCGGTGAAGGGTCTGAAGGACATCGAATCGACCATCGACGCGGTGACACGCGGCGGCGCGGACGCCGTCCTGACACAGAAGGGCATCGCCCCGCGCGTCCACCCGCACAAGAACGGACGCGGCTACATCGTCCACCTGAACGCCTCGACGACGATCGGACCGGACTCGAACGACAAGCGACTCACCGGCACCGTCGAGGACGCCATCCGGGTCGGTGCGGACGCGGTCTCCTTCCACATCAACGTCGGGAGCGACCACGAACCCGAACAGATCGAGGACCTCGCCGGCGTCATCTCCGAGGCAGAGCGGTACAACGTCCCCGTCCTCGCCATGGCGTACGCTCGCGGGCCGGGCGTCGACGAACACGACCCGGAGAGTCTCGGGCACGCCGTCAGGTTGGCAGAGGAACTCGGCGCGGACGTGGTGAAGACGGGCTACTCGGGCGACGCCGACTCCTTCGAGCACGTCGTCACCTCGACGCGACTGCCGGTCGTCATCGCCGGCGGGAGTCGCGGGACCGACCGGCAGACCGTCGAGATGGTACGCGGCGCGGTCGACGCCGGCGCGGCCGGCGTCTCGATGGGCCGGAGCATCTTCCAGCACGACGACCCCGAGGCGATCACGCGGGCGGTCGCCGGCGTGCTCCACGACGACCTGTCTGCCGTCGACGCACTCCGCGAGGCTGGACTGTCGGTGGAGGCGTGA